One window of the Choristoneura fumiferana chromosome 18, NRCan_CFum_1, whole genome shotgun sequence genome contains the following:
- the LOC141438015 gene encoding general odorant-binding protein 83a-like codes for MFRDTLPVLSALVAFAYGGKDTPVFSDEIKEIIQHVHNECVSKTGATEEDIANCENGIFKEDPKLKCYMFCLMEEASLVDENDNVDYDMMVSLIPEQYFDRVTKIILGCKHLDTPDKDKCQRAFDVHKCSYEKDPHFYFLF; via the exons ATGTTCCGAGATACGCTGCCAGTGCTCAGCGCGCTGGTAGCTTTCGCTTATGGTGGCAAGGATACACCA GTGTTCAGTGATGAAATCAAAGAAATAATACAACACGTTCACAACGAGTGCGTCAGTAAGACCGGGGCCACCGAGG AGGATATAGCGAATTGCGAAAACGGCATATTTAAGGAGGACCCGAAATTGAAGTGCTATATGTTTTGCCTGATGGAGGAGGCGAGTCTT GTTGATGAAAACGATAATGTCGACTACGATATGATGGTCAGTTTAATTCCGGAGCAGTATTTCGACAGAGTCACAAAAATTATTTTGGGATGCAAACATTTAG ATACACCCGACAAAGATAAATGCCAAAGGGCATTCGATGTTCACAAATGCTCGTACGAGAAGGATCCACat TTCTACTTCTTATTCTAG